The Lathamus discolor isolate bLatDis1 chromosome 18, bLatDis1.hap1, whole genome shotgun sequence region TCATGTGAGAAAGTCCCTTGTGGCTGCAGCTTTGCATCTGCTGCCAGTCAATTAATGGGGCTGGAGTGATTAAATGCAGCAGCTGGTGAACTAAATAAGCAACTGGGACCATCCCCAGCCCTCAGCCAGGACAAGGAGGACTCGAGCTCACCCATGAAGGGGTCACCATTTATTCCTTTCAAATGTTACAAGAAAGCCcatacagctttttttctctttctttttagaaaATTGCAAATCAAGTGTTTTGGCCATTAAAAAAGGTAATTATTTACAGAGAACCCCAACCTTGCTTCACAGTTTACAGCCGCAGGTCCCTACCTGTCCACCCCACACCCCTAGAGTAGAATTAAACACAGGGGACTTACAAGCTTTATGGTTTTAAGCCAAGAGTAAGCCATTATAAAAACCTAACAAGATCTGCTGTTAAACCATTgatttctagggaaaaaaaaagaacaaaatactttcattttaagTGAGAACCAGGAATGTAAActgaaagaaggagaaggatcCATTGAACAGTTACTGGGCTTTGAGGAcagccaggagctggcagcGATCACAAACTGTAAGTTCCAGTTACACCCAGGATAATCTCCCTCCACCGTCGTGAAGGATTCAGGTAGAACTACTCCAAGTTCCAGTGGTGGCGGTGGGAATCCAAACCAGCTCTCTAACGGAGATGGGAATGAATCACTCTGGGAGGGGGTTGGTTTGGGAAAGCCGCGTCAGTTTGGGTGGGACGGAGGTGTGACACTCCCGGGGTTGGACGTTCCGAGCGGGATCTactcctcctcctgcactgcCGCGGGTGCTGTAGGCTCAGGCCCCGCAGGTTTTGAGGGTTCCCCTGGCTCCGCTGTGGCCCCGGGGAGCTCccccggctgctgctgcttctcctccccGCTTCCCCCGGGCTTGGTGCCGGCCGCGGGTCCGCCCCGCGCCGCTGCCGCCCCTTCGCCGGGGGCAGCCAGGGACCCCGTCCCGTCGGCCGCGCTGCCGGGGCTTTCCCCGGCCTGGCCTTGCTCCTCGGAGGGAGTGGAGCCCGCGGAGTCCCCGGCTTCCTTCTTGTTCCTCCTGAAGGAGACCCCGCTCAGCTTGAAGGATTTCTTGAACGagaactttttcttcttcttggaGGTGTCCCGGGGGGGGGCCGCGGCCCCCTCGGGCTGAGCATCCCCCGCCTCGGCGGGGGGAACAGGCTCGATGGCGTCCCCGCTGCACTCGAGCGGATCGGACGAGCCGTTCCCGTTCGGGACCGCCGCTTCACCGCCCTCCCGAGCCGTCGTATCCCCGTTCACCCTCAAATGGCCGTTTTCCTGTCGGGGGTGGGGAAGCACAGAACCGCATCAGGCACGGCGGGGACCCGGCAACACCGCACCCCGCACACGCACTCCCTCCCCGCCGAAGCCCCGCGCACCGCCGGGCACCTGGAGCGAGGAGGGGAGAACGGGACGCGCTCACCGGacacggggcggggggggcgggTGCCAACGCGCTACCACCGGGCGGCGCCCGCGCCCCACGCCCCGTCCCAGGGCGAGGCGGCCGGCGGGTCCCCACCCGCTGCCGGGAGGGAGCCGGGGGCGCGGCGCGGGCGAAGCCGCCTCGGCCGGTACccgccgggcgggaggggcccCCCGGGGCCGTCGCCGCTGCCCCTTCCCCGCCGAGCAGCCGCCGTGGCCGCCTTTGTCTGCGCGCCCGCCCCGGCGGGGTCCTCCCCCGCTCGGTACTTACCTGCCCGTTTGCCTTGGCTGGCTCGGCGGAGGCGGCGCGGCCTGCCGGTGGGGCGCTGCCCCCCGCCTTGGAGCCCTGGCTGCCCATGCTGCGGCACGTCGGGCGGACCGCGCCGCGGCGGGGGAGCGGCGCCGAGAGGGAATGAGGGAGCCCCCGGCCGCCCCGGTAATAaggcgcggggcgggggcgggACGATGACGAGCCCGCCCCgggggcgggggccggggccggggaaggggatggggatggggatgcaggcaCCGCTGCGCCGGGGACGAGCTGGGGGATTGGGCGCTGTAAGACCCCAGGGGACGGAACAGCCCCGGTGGGACGGGGCTGGTGCGAGGCGGTG contains the following coding sequences:
- the MARCKSL1 gene encoding MARCKS-related protein; amino-acid sequence: MGSQGSKAGGSAPPAGRAASAEPAKANGQENGHLRVNGDTTAREGGEAAVPNGNGSSDPLECSGDAIEPVPPAEAGDAQPEGAAAPPRDTSKKKKKFSFKKSFKLSGVSFRRNKKEAGDSAGSTPSEEQGQAGESPGSAADGTGSLAAPGEGAAAARGGPAAGTKPGGSGEEKQQQPGELPGATAEPGEPSKPAGPEPTAPAAVQEEE